The Coccidioides posadasii str. Silveira chromosome 3, complete sequence genome contains a region encoding:
- a CDS encoding uncharacterized protein (EggNog:ENOG410PFG3~COG:S~TransMembrane:4 (n4-14c19/20o29-55i173-196o224-248i342-363o)~BUSCO:11109at33183), which produces MKPIVAVPATLLLVYRAWSRKSLTPLGIIFATLTAIVHSFHPSPAPFAFLGVFYLGGTSMTKIKHDVKAKLTVSASGSAGGEGPRTHIQVLANSVVASILILLHTYQLYQNRGHGPQCFAYGGDLLMVGIVANYAAVAADTYSSELGILSKSPPRLITSLTLRKVPRGTNGGVTLVGLGAGALGAFTIAITSLLLLPFCPSGSLPEFTKTGFDGGRAWGPREKIAWVVAVTVWGTLGSVLDSVLGGLLQATVVDKRSGKVVEGEGGSKVLVHPGAVIPTGLNDTPIRQGSQLRITEDIVNAVTPRRLRHEMKVSDQSIGDPADVEHESRKIETGHDILDNNAINVLMAATMSVGAMAVAGYVWGVPFQSMLR; this is translated from the exons ATGAAGCCGATAGTTGCGGTTCCGGCGACGCTATTACTCGTCTACCGCGCCTGGTCCAGAAAGTCTTTGACTCCACTGGGAATCATTTTTGCTACGCTCACAGCCATTGTACACTCATTTCATCCTTCACCGGCGCCGTTCGCATTCTTGGGGGTTTTCTATCTGGGCGGGACGTCCATGACAAAG ATAAAACACGATGTGAAAGCGAAATTGACAGTTTCGGCTTCCGGATCTGCCGGCGGCGAAGGCCCCAGAACACACATACAGGTCCTGGCGAACTCGGTGGTCGCCTCGATTCTAATTCTATTGCACACTTACCAGCTCTACCAGAATAGAGGGCACGGCCCCCAGTGCTTTGCTTACGGGGGAGATCTCTTGATGGTGGGGATTGTTGC GAACTACGCCGCCGTGGCCGCAGATACCTACTCGAGTGAACTCGGCATCCTCTCCAAGTCTCCGCCGCGACTGATAACTTCTCTCACGCTCCGCAAAGTACCTCGCGGAACAAATGGTGGCGTCACACTAGTTGGCCTTGGTGCTGGGGCTCTAGGAGCTTTCACAATTGCTATAACCTCCTTGTTATTGCTCCCCTTTTGCCCTTCGGGCTCTCTGCCGGAATTTACAAAAACCGGCTTCGATGGTGGTCGCGCGTGGGGTCCAAGGGAAAAGATAGCTTGGGTGGTCGCTGTGACTGTTTGGGGAACGCTAGGCAGTGTACTGGATAGCGTTCTGGGTGGCCTCTTGCAAGCCACGGTTGTCGACAAACGGTCGGGCAAGGTGGTGGAGGGAGAGGGCGGAAGCAAA GTCCTTGTTCATCCTGGAGCCGTGATTCCCACGGGACTCAACGACACACCTATTCGACAAGGCAGTCAATTACGAATAACTGAAGATATCGTCAATGCGGTTACGCCCCGACGGCTGAGGCATGAAATGAAAGTATCGGACCAATCTATCGGTGATCCGGCCGATGTCGAGCACGAAAGTAGGAAGATTGAAACAGGACATGATATTCTAGATAACAACGCTATTAACGTGCTAATGGCAGCAACCATGAGCGTGGGGGCAATGGCTGTCGCCGGCTATGTATGGGGTGTACCTTTTCAGAGCATGCTGCGTTGA
- a CDS encoding uncharacterized protein (EggNog:ENOG410PFG3~COG:S~TransMembrane:3 (n4-14c19/20o29-55i173-196o224-248i)~BUSCO:11109at33183) gives MKPIVAVPATLLLVYRAWSRKSLTPLGIIFATLTAIVHSFHPSPAPFAFLGVFYLGGTSMTKIKHDVKAKLTVSASGSAGGEGPRTHIQVLANSVVASILILLHTYQLYQNRGHGPQCFAYGGDLLMVGIVANYAAVAADTYSSELGILSKSPPRLITSLTLRKVPRGTNGGVTLVGLGAGALGAFTIAITSLLLLPFCPSGSLPEFTKTGFDGGRAWGPREKIAWVVAVTVWGTLGSVLDSVLGGLLQATVVDKRSGKVVEGEGGSKVSGNHSVISEHHFLKIGCVVMPN, from the exons ATGAAGCCGATAGTTGCGGTTCCGGCGACGCTATTACTCGTCTACCGCGCCTGGTCCAGAAAGTCTTTGACTCCACTGGGAATCATTTTTGCTACGCTCACAGCCATTGTACACTCATTTCATCCTTCACCGGCGCCGTTCGCATTCTTGGGGGTTTTCTATCTGGGCGGGACGTCCATGACAAAG ATAAAACACGATGTGAAAGCGAAATTGACAGTTTCGGCTTCCGGATCTGCCGGCGGCGAAGGCCCCAGAACACACATACAGGTCCTGGCGAACTCGGTGGTCGCCTCGATTCTAATTCTATTGCACACTTACCAGCTCTACCAGAATAGAGGGCACGGCCCCCAGTGCTTTGCTTACGGGGGAGATCTCTTGATGGTGGGGATTGTTGC GAACTACGCCGCCGTGGCCGCAGATACCTACTCGAGTGAACTCGGCATCCTCTCCAAGTCTCCGCCGCGACTGATAACTTCTCTCACGCTCCGCAAAGTACCTCGCGGAACAAATGGTGGCGTCACACTAGTTGGCCTTGGTGCTGGGGCTCTAGGAGCTTTCACAATTGCTATAACCTCCTTGTTATTGCTCCCCTTTTGCCCTTCGGGCTCTCTGCCGGAATTTACAAAAACCGGCTTCGATGGTGGTCGCGCGTGGGGTCCAAGGGAAAAGATAGCTTGGGTGGTCGCTGTGACTGTTTGGGGAACGCTAGGCAGTGTACTGGATAGCGTTCTGGGTGGCCTCTTGCAAGCCACGGTTGTCGACAAACGGTCGGGCAAGGTGGTGGAGGGAGAGGGCGGAAGCAAAGTAAGTGGAAATCACAGTGTCATATCCGAACACCATTTTTTGAAGATAGGGTGTGTTGTCATGCCGAACTGA
- a CDS encoding uncharacterized protein (EggNog:ENOG410Q5DI): MPVGLQPRLDPTALLSPNLQSSHGQMDMESEWVSSFGGIVANENFPNDTTSSVVGTASSLGSPTKFEENGGHDSDSDVDSLPHGLGRTWQPPSFPSSLRSSLTNLDQYILRISSRLKHNLSTIRAERDQALQRWEQAKETNARLAEALQVEKARRAKLEEFFVQYKSTEIVHIPVWPPHTRFSPPLSDGGEEVRKEDPPFQFLYDNPLYQGYELNINLITLRVKGLISHRFPAKAAVLVEEALEKAEKLKYIPIYAKCLYWKGRILDLQGQRQEAAKAFLDARPCIGKYREGEDLIQWLMEYEEDIEELHYDQQHNYRGSNFGVTRRRPPRRLCVPAAELPPTP, from the exons ATGCCAGTCGGTTTGCAACCTCGCCTTGATCCTACAGCCCTTCTCTCTCCCAACCTGCAGAGCTCCCATGGCCAGATGGACATGGAGTCAGAATGGGTTTCCTCGTTTGGTGGTATCGTTGCGAATGAAAACTTCCCAAATGATACAACTAGTAGTGTTGTGGGAACTGCCTCATCGTTGGGGAGTCCTACAAAATTCGAGGAGAATGGTGGTCATGATAGTGATAGCGATGTCGATTCTCTCCCTCACGGCCTCGGGCGAACATGG CAGCCCCCTTCATTCCCTAGCAGCTTACGTTCTAGCTTAACAAATTTGGATCAATATATTCTCAGAATTAGCTCGCGTTTGAAACACAATCTATCCACAATCCGGGCGGAAAGAGATCAGGCCCTGCAACGCTGGGAACAAGCGAAGGAGACGAATGCCCGCCTCGCCGAAGCTCTACAAGTCGAAAAGGCACGACGAGCAAAGCTGGAAGAATTCTTCGTGCAATACAAATCAACGGAAATTGTTCATATCCCTGTATGGCCTCCGCATACTCGCTTCAGCCCTCCACTTTCAGACGGCGGTGAAGAAGTCAGAAAGGAAGATCCGCCATTTCAGTTTCTCTATGATAATCCGCTTTACCAAGGCTACGAGCTCAATATCAACCTTATCACTTTGCGAGTAAAAGGCCTAATTTCACATAGATTCCCGGCCAAGGCGGCTGTGCTTGTGGAAGAAGCACTGGAAAAGGCAGAGAAACTAAAGTACATTCCAATTTATGCAAAGTGCTTGTACTGGAAGGGAAGAATTCTAGATTTGCAAGGCCAACGGCAGGAAGCCGCCAAGGCGTTCCTGGATGCGAGACCATGTATTGGAAAATAtagagagggagaggatcTCATTCAGTGGCTGATGGagtatgaagaagatattgaagAACTACACTATGACCAGCAGCATAACTATCGTGGGTCGAACTTTGGCGTTACTCGAAGGAGACCACCGAGACGCCTGTGTGTCCCTGCTGCTGAGCTGCCACCAACTCCTTGA